In one Ornithinimicrobium pratense genomic region, the following are encoded:
- a CDS encoding HNH endonuclease signature motif containing protein yields the protein MGLDAGAVTVFADAALLAGAVSSGGSVAGVGTGFVPSSVSAVEGGSTAQVEEEEGSVDALCATADRAQGAVEAVNQVISRLERVRLVAVGEGVVAMGRVELARRGLADPGELSATGRERWRWRAKARVRQDLAPATGWSRAETASMVAVATAPAAFRAPVTSALARGTVTWVLVRGLWRACDKARLSAADAAHVATVLLGDDPGTCVPERLEADGSVAAGPWGLGAFWVALEREVAKVAACPDPGDEASVKAVEEARAAREAAYRARSMSIRVNEDGTAQVCFTGTTLKVLALGDRLDRAARAARGAGDARTVTQLANDIGIALLGHATVGAHELPDLDIFAATTTPTPEDLAAAGWTPQVIAALSALPAAVLQVVVPLLALHDPTTAHQLPGVHRTTTSPANEISDPTGEGAGESREAGEAVAVSREAGEAAGETDGEGGHTGAAGCPACLPSVRAARNHDIDKTSQQARQDAGDDKPGPQENSAHGQRNVPRVAWTGRVLGKYPGFVGPDLVRRLALSPGSTLVRLLVDPSDGRCLERSTTAYSFDASMRAQLAAADVTCRAPGCEHHAGGCQVDHVTEHGTPGGHTRESNGQLLDTWHHDPKTAKAWDAVLHANRDVTWTTALSRVYRTRVHDYRELVTLIVDALDRVAAVPEEDVADQINTEVYHALCYRDRGERLNEGDDDTYDETHLARFGGDITISLSHTDPATGRRTPGPSPAAQTGAAATAATTRTAPPATDSNASPAEPGDGDRPRYPGGHRWHLTDRAASDQQARPAPWSARHDDDPPF from the coding sequence GTGGGGTTGGATGCGGGGGCGGTGACGGTGTTCGCGGATGCGGCGTTGTTGGCGGGGGCCGTGTCGTCGGGTGGGTCGGTGGCGGGGGTAGGGACGGGGTTCGTGCCGTCCTCGGTGTCGGCGGTGGAAGGAGGCAGCACCGCCCAGGTGGAGGAGGAGGAGGGGTCGGTGGACGCGTTGTGCGCGACGGCGGATCGGGCGCAGGGGGCGGTGGAGGCGGTGAACCAGGTGATCTCGCGCCTGGAGCGGGTGCGGTTGGTGGCGGTGGGTGAGGGGGTGGTGGCGATGGGTCGGGTGGAGTTGGCCCGCCGTGGCCTGGCCGACCCTGGTGAGTTGTCGGCCACGGGTCGGGAGCGGTGGCGGTGGCGGGCGAAGGCGCGGGTGCGGCAGGACCTGGCTCCGGCTACGGGGTGGTCGCGGGCGGAGACCGCGTCGATGGTGGCGGTCGCGACGGCGCCGGCGGCGTTCCGGGCCCCGGTGACCTCGGCTCTGGCCCGGGGGACGGTGACGTGGGTGTTGGTTCGCGGGTTGTGGCGGGCGTGCGACAAGGCACGCTTGTCCGCGGCGGATGCCGCGCACGTCGCGACGGTGTTGTTGGGTGATGACCCGGGCACGTGCGTGCCGGAACGGCTCGAGGCAGACGGGTCCGTGGCTGCGGGGCCGTGGGGGCTAGGGGCGTTCTGGGTGGCGTTGGAGCGGGAGGTGGCCAAGGTCGCGGCCTGCCCCGACCCTGGTGATGAGGCGTCGGTGAAAGCGGTGGAGGAGGCGCGGGCGGCCAGGGAGGCGGCCTACCGGGCCCGGTCGATGTCGATCCGGGTGAATGAGGACGGTACGGCGCAGGTGTGTTTCACCGGGACCACCCTGAAGGTTTTGGCCCTGGGGGATCGGTTGGACAGGGCCGCCCGTGCGGCGCGGGGTGCGGGGGATGCGCGGACGGTGACGCAGTTGGCTAACGACATTGGTATCGCGTTGTTGGGGCATGCCACGGTCGGGGCGCACGAGTTGCCGGACCTGGACATCTTCGCCGCCACCACCACACCTACCCCGGAGGATCTGGCTGCGGCGGGGTGGACCCCGCAGGTCATCGCTGCCCTGTCCGCCCTGCCTGCGGCGGTGCTGCAGGTCGTGGTGCCACTGCTGGCGCTGCACGACCCCACCACCGCCCACCAGTTACCCGGCGTCCACCGCACCACCACCAGTCCCGCCAATGAGATCAGCGACCCGACCGGCGAAGGAGCCGGCGAGAGCCGGGAGGCCGGCGAGGCAGTCGCAGTGAGCCGGGAGGCCGGTGAGGCAGCTGGCGAGACGGACGGGGAGGGTGGTCACACGGGCGCTGCTGGGTGTCCGGCCTGCCTGCCCTCGGTCCGCGCCGCCCGCAACCACGACATCGACAAGACCAGCCAGCAAGCCCGCCAGGACGCAGGCGACGACAAGCCGGGTCCACAGGAGAACTCTGCCCACGGGCAGCGGAACGTGCCCCGGGTGGCGTGGACGGGTCGGGTGCTGGGGAAGTACCCGGGGTTCGTGGGCCCAGACCTGGTCCGCCGCCTGGCACTCTCACCGGGCAGCACCCTCGTGCGACTTTTGGTGGACCCGTCCGACGGACGCTGCCTGGAACGCTCCACCACCGCCTACAGCTTCGATGCGTCGATGCGGGCCCAGCTGGCGGCGGCGGACGTGACCTGTCGGGCGCCGGGTTGTGAGCACCATGCCGGGGGCTGTCAGGTCGACCACGTCACCGAGCACGGCACCCCCGGTGGTCACACGCGGGAGAGCAACGGGCAACTGCTCGACACCTGGCACCACGACCCCAAGACCGCCAAAGCCTGGGACGCGGTCCTGCACGCCAACCGCGACGTCACCTGGACCACGGCCCTGTCCAGGGTCTACCGCACCCGCGTGCACGACTACCGCGAGCTCGTCACCCTGATCGTCGATGCCCTGGACCGCGTCGCGGCCGTCCCCGAAGAGGACGTGGCTGACCAGATCAACACCGAGGTCTACCACGCCCTGTGCTACCGCGATCGTGGCGAACGGCTCAACGAAGGCGATGACGACACCTACGACGAAACCCACCTGGCCCGCTTCGGCGGCGACATCACCATCTCCTTGTCCCACACCGACCCGGCCACCGGGCGACGGACCCCCGGTCCCTCCCCTGCCGCCCAGACCGGCGCCGCCGCCACCGCCGCCACCACCCGCACCGCACCGCCTGCCACGGACAGCAACGCGAGCCCCGCGGAGCCTGGCGACGGTGACCGGCCGCGCTATCCCGGCGGCCACCGCTGGCACCTCACCGACCGCGCCGCCTCGGACCAGCAGGCCCGGCCGGCACCCTGGAGCGCGCGGCACGACGACGACCCGCCCTTCTGA
- a CDS encoding sensor histidine kinase: protein MERLERWFGAEERWERVATSADRRQDVHWAVFAFVVAAIGLEFIRMGGGLADETFGMGAQYVAVVSGAVLVAFRRIAPLTVMLLAAAHFIVAGELMPVVMASLPMQLLAFFLFFSGIAWARDRRGAVLATLAVLLVMALWLAWWLALGSGYTQIAENLAEEGIERYGFLSPVMALILYTILVNIIYFGFAIALGLVSWRGALERHRSAERHRTIQAQNFRLRDQAVVAERLRIARELHDVVAHHVSVMGVQAAAARRVLDRDPDAARESLAAIEQSSRSAVGQMRDLLGTLRSGEREAGSADADEGLRSPQPTLFDLATLAAEASTPTCTVTVELVESEPGAGAHVPAPVQLSAYRVVQEALANVRRHSTARNASAVVRVDLQAQQVEVEVVDDGTPRVGTSGSGLGLLGMRERAQYLGGGVESGPRTGRHGWRVRVWFPLDGRAVESGQTLVPTRA, encoded by the coding sequence ATGGAACGGTTGGAGCGCTGGTTCGGCGCCGAGGAGCGCTGGGAGAGGGTGGCGACCTCGGCGGATCGACGCCAAGACGTGCACTGGGCCGTGTTCGCCTTCGTGGTGGCCGCCATCGGGCTGGAGTTCATCAGGATGGGGGGCGGCCTGGCCGACGAGACGTTCGGCATGGGGGCGCAGTATGTCGCGGTCGTCTCCGGCGCGGTGCTGGTGGCCTTCCGACGGATCGCTCCGCTGACCGTCATGCTGCTGGCCGCCGCCCACTTCATCGTCGCCGGCGAGCTGATGCCCGTCGTCATGGCCTCCTTGCCGATGCAGTTGCTAGCGTTCTTCCTCTTCTTCTCCGGCATCGCCTGGGCGCGGGACCGGCGCGGTGCAGTGCTCGCCACGCTCGCAGTCCTCCTGGTGATGGCGCTATGGCTGGCCTGGTGGCTCGCCCTGGGGTCCGGTTACACGCAGATTGCCGAGAACCTGGCCGAGGAGGGGATAGAGCGGTACGGCTTCCTCAGCCCGGTAATGGCTCTGATCCTCTACACGATCCTGGTCAACATCATCTACTTCGGCTTCGCCATCGCTCTGGGCCTCGTCAGCTGGCGGGGAGCCCTCGAACGGCACCGCTCCGCGGAACGGCATCGGACCATCCAGGCGCAGAACTTCCGGCTACGCGACCAGGCGGTGGTCGCCGAGCGCCTGCGGATCGCCCGGGAGCTGCACGACGTCGTCGCCCACCACGTATCGGTGATGGGTGTGCAGGCTGCGGCTGCCCGGCGGGTGCTCGACCGCGACCCGGACGCCGCACGGGAGTCCCTGGCGGCGATCGAGCAGTCCTCCCGCAGCGCGGTCGGACAGATGCGGGACCTGCTGGGCACGCTGCGCAGCGGGGAGCGCGAGGCCGGCTCGGCGGACGCTGACGAAGGCCTGCGCAGCCCCCAGCCCACGCTGTTCGACCTGGCCACCCTGGCCGCCGAGGCGAGTACCCCGACCTGCACCGTCACCGTGGAGCTCGTCGAGTCCGAGCCCGGAGCAGGGGCGCACGTGCCCGCGCCGGTGCAGCTCTCGGCATACCGCGTCGTCCAGGAGGCCCTGGCCAATGTGCGCCGGCACTCGACCGCCCGCAACGCCTCGGCGGTGGTCCGCGTCGACCTGCAGGCTCAGCAGGTGGAGGTGGAGGTCGTCGACGACGGGACCCCCCGTGTCGGGACATCGGGGTCCGGGCTGGGCCTGCTCGGGATGCGGGAGCGCGCCCAGTACCTCGGCGGCGGCGTCGAGAGCGGGCCTCGCACCGGGCGCCATGGGTGGCGGGTGCGAGTATGGTTCCCGCTGGACGGTCGTGCGGTGGAGAGCGGGCAGACGCTCGTGCCGACCCGGGCCTGA
- a CDS encoding response regulator transcription factor yields the protein MTIRVLLVDDQPLLLQGFAMILSTEDDIQVVGQVTDGAQAVEAVPKLTPDVVLMDVQMPVLDGIEATRQIASASTDVKIIILTTFDRDDYLFDALTAGASGFLLKNADADDIVDAIRTVAQGHALLAPEVTRRVIGAMTAGGSGSATVSGRSSTTAPGPVSPSAALSDGRGAPAPPAADRTAEPLPQLTSREREVLVLVAKGLSNAEIAQQVFVSEATIKTHVSNILAKLGVRDRVQAVVSAYDSGLVRPA from the coding sequence GTGACGATCCGCGTGCTGCTGGTGGACGACCAGCCGCTGCTGCTGCAGGGCTTTGCGATGATCCTGTCCACCGAGGACGACATCCAGGTCGTGGGTCAGGTCACCGACGGTGCACAGGCGGTCGAGGCGGTCCCCAAGCTGACCCCCGACGTGGTGCTCATGGACGTGCAGATGCCAGTCCTCGACGGCATCGAAGCTACCCGCCAGATCGCCAGCGCCTCCACGGACGTCAAGATCATCATCCTGACCACCTTTGACCGTGACGACTACCTCTTCGACGCGCTCACCGCCGGCGCCAGCGGCTTCCTGCTGAAGAACGCCGACGCCGACGACATTGTCGACGCCATCCGCACGGTGGCACAGGGGCACGCGCTGCTGGCTCCCGAGGTGACCCGACGGGTGATCGGTGCGATGACGGCGGGAGGCTCCGGCAGCGCCACTGTCTCTGGCCGGAGCAGCACCACGGCACCTGGCCCGGTGAGCCCTTCAGCAGCCCTCAGCGACGGACGCGGAGCACCTGCCCCGCCCGCCGCCGACCGCACCGCCGAACCGCTGCCCCAGCTCACCAGCCGCGAGCGAGAGGTGCTCGTCCTGGTCGCCAAAGGGCTGTCCAACGCCGAGATCGCCCAGCAGGTTTTCGTCAGCGAGGCCACGATCAAGACCCACGTCTCCAACATCCTGGCCAAGTTGGGCGTGCGGGACCGGGTCCAGGCCGTGGTCAGCGCCTACGACTCCGGGCTGGTCCGGCCCGCCTGA
- a CDS encoding ABC transporter ATP-binding protein — MLELQGLTRRYGDVTAVDDVSFTVPAGAMVGFVGGNGAGKTTTMRMTMGVLAPTSGQVLWGGRPAGRAERSRFGYMPEERGLYPKQPVLAQLTYLGQLHGMTRAAAQDRSQELLTRFGLGERLTSKVEELSLGNQQRAQIIASVLGDPLLLVLDEPFSGLDPAAVDQMSELLREHTAAGVPVLFSSHQLELVDRLCDSIVVLNAGRVVAQGTSADLRSGAPLRYRLTMTGDTGWVRGRPGIEIVDLDGPSVLLAPVDEQAAEQLLSEAVARGGVREFSRVIPTLSEIYREVAIA, encoded by the coding sequence GTGCTCGAACTGCAGGGCCTGACCAGGCGCTACGGCGACGTCACCGCAGTCGACGACGTCAGCTTCACCGTCCCCGCTGGGGCCATGGTGGGCTTCGTTGGCGGCAACGGTGCCGGCAAGACCACCACCATGCGGATGACCATGGGCGTGCTCGCCCCGACCTCCGGCCAGGTCCTGTGGGGCGGGCGCCCGGCCGGTCGCGCCGAGCGCAGCCGGTTCGGTTACATGCCCGAGGAGCGGGGGCTCTACCCCAAGCAGCCGGTCCTGGCCCAGCTCACCTACCTTGGCCAGCTGCACGGTATGACGCGTGCCGCCGCCCAGGACCGCTCCCAGGAACTGCTCACCCGTTTCGGTCTGGGAGAGCGGCTGACCAGCAAGGTCGAGGAGCTGTCCCTGGGCAACCAGCAGCGCGCGCAAATCATCGCCTCCGTGCTCGGCGACCCGCTGCTGCTGGTCCTGGACGAGCCCTTCAGCGGCCTGGACCCGGCCGCGGTGGACCAGATGAGCGAGTTGCTGCGCGAGCACACCGCGGCCGGGGTCCCCGTCCTCTTCAGCTCCCATCAGCTGGAACTCGTCGACCGGCTCTGCGACTCGATCGTCGTGCTCAACGCCGGCCGCGTTGTCGCCCAGGGCACCTCGGCCGACCTGCGCAGCGGCGCCCCGCTGCGCTACCGGCTCACCATGACTGGCGACACCGGCTGGGTCCGGGGCCGGCCGGGCATCGAGATCGTCGACCTGGACGGCCCCAGCGTCCTGCTGGCGCCGGTGGACGAGCAGGCCGCCGAGCAGCTGCTCAGCGAGGCCGTCGCCCGCGGCGGCGTCCGCGAGTTCAGCCGAGTCATCCCGACCCTGTCCGAGATCTACCGAGAGGTGGCTATCGCATGA
- a CDS encoding ABC transporter permease gives MSTVTDPRNTPPASQASGQEGTTASATRSPWTLVLQREIAVKLKDRSFIWGTVLTLVFLIAALVLPSFFGGGAASYQVAVTGQPAAAVVEQAETTLQAEDEEASLTAETVADRAAAEQAVRDGDVDAALVGEPGAWELLSDGAPSLGLDSVLSDAVRTQALTERAEAAGLSVEDLTAGSVLIPVDLSESEDGMPGFMQFILGFVFAILFYMAALTFGLQIANSVVEEKQSRIVEILAAMIPVRQLLLGKVLGNTILAFGQIALIVVVALVAMPLTGFDVALPGIAEALLWYLPFFVLGFLALACIWAAAGALASRTEDVQSTSMPLTMFLVVIFILALNSSGTLREVLSFVPVASTFVMPMRIVEGDTALWEPLLALALVALFCAGSIWLGAKLYERALLHTQGALTWRGALGRKD, from the coding sequence ATGAGCACCGTGACCGACCCCCGCAACACGCCCCCCGCCAGCCAGGCCTCCGGGCAGGAGGGCACCACCGCGAGCGCCACACGGTCCCCGTGGACCCTGGTGCTGCAGCGCGAGATCGCCGTCAAGCTCAAGGACCGCAGTTTCATCTGGGGCACCGTCCTGACCCTGGTCTTCCTCATCGCCGCACTCGTGCTGCCGTCCTTCTTCGGCGGCGGCGCGGCCAGCTACCAGGTCGCGGTCACCGGCCAGCCCGCCGCGGCCGTCGTCGAGCAGGCGGAGACCACCCTGCAGGCCGAGGACGAGGAGGCCAGCCTGACCGCCGAGACGGTCGCGGACCGTGCGGCTGCCGAGCAGGCGGTCCGTGACGGCGACGTCGACGCCGCCCTGGTGGGTGAGCCCGGCGCGTGGGAGCTGCTGTCCGACGGGGCGCCCTCACTGGGCCTCGATAGCGTCCTGTCCGACGCGGTCCGGACCCAGGCACTCACCGAGCGGGCCGAGGCGGCCGGCCTGAGCGTCGAAGACCTCACTGCCGGTTCGGTCCTGATCCCGGTGGACCTGTCGGAGTCCGAGGACGGGATGCCAGGGTTCATGCAGTTCATCCTCGGCTTCGTCTTCGCCATCCTCTTCTACATGGCCGCCCTCACCTTCGGGCTGCAGATCGCCAACAGCGTTGTGGAGGAGAAGCAGTCGCGGATTGTGGAGATCCTGGCCGCGATGATCCCGGTCCGCCAGCTGCTGCTCGGCAAGGTCCTGGGCAACACCATCCTGGCCTTCGGGCAGATCGCCCTCATCGTGGTCGTCGCCCTGGTGGCCATGCCGCTCACCGGGTTCGACGTGGCGCTGCCAGGCATCGCCGAGGCGTTGCTGTGGTACCTGCCGTTCTTCGTCCTGGGCTTCCTCGCCTTGGCCTGCATCTGGGCGGCCGCGGGGGCGCTGGCCTCACGCACCGAGGACGTGCAGTCCACCTCGATGCCGCTGACCATGTTCCTGGTCGTGATCTTCATCCTTGCTCTGAACTCCTCGGGCACGCTGCGAGAGGTCCTGTCCTTCGTCCCCGTCGCCTCCACCTTCGTGATGCCCATGCGGATCGTCGAGGGCGACACTGCCCTCTGGGAGCCGCTGCTGGCGCTGGCCCTCGTCGCGCTCTTCTGCGCGGGGTCGATCTGGCTCGGGGCGAAGCTCTACGAGCGGGCGCTGCTCCACACGCAGGGCGCTCTGACCTGGCGTGGCGCGCTAGGCCGCAAGGACTGA
- a CDS encoding HAD family hydrolase, which produces MTSTHAAQPLLIALDIDGTILHHDGHLAPRVADAIRALESVPQVTVVIATGRSLEATLPVMDALGLCTQGRAAVCSNGAVTLEIDEDTQEGYRLVDVVTFDPGPAIELVRREMPQALIAVEDVGVGFKVSMNFPHGELWGQETVVPLEELAAKPVTRVTFRDPYATSEEFSRLVERIGLHGVSYAVGYSAWLDLAPEGVSKASGLELVRRSLGIQPHRTVAVGDQRNDVEMLQWAALGVAMGQAPPEVVAAADEQTATVEEDGLAVVLDRVLAEWV; this is translated from the coding sequence GTGACCAGCACCCACGCGGCCCAGCCGCTTCTCATCGCCCTCGACATCGACGGGACGATCCTGCACCACGACGGGCACCTGGCCCCGCGGGTGGCCGACGCAATCCGGGCTCTGGAGTCCGTGCCCCAGGTGACCGTGGTGATCGCCACCGGCCGCTCGCTCGAAGCGACCCTGCCGGTGATGGACGCGCTGGGGCTGTGTACCCAGGGACGAGCGGCCGTGTGCTCCAACGGGGCGGTGACCCTCGAGATCGACGAAGACACGCAGGAGGGTTACCGGCTCGTCGACGTGGTCACCTTCGACCCGGGCCCGGCGATCGAGCTGGTCCGGCGCGAGATGCCGCAGGCGCTCATCGCGGTGGAGGATGTGGGCGTCGGCTTCAAGGTGAGCATGAACTTCCCCCATGGGGAGCTGTGGGGCCAGGAGACGGTGGTGCCTCTGGAGGAGCTCGCCGCCAAGCCGGTGACCCGGGTGACCTTCCGCGACCCCTACGCCACTTCGGAGGAGTTCAGCCGGCTGGTGGAGCGCATCGGTCTGCACGGCGTCTCCTACGCGGTCGGTTACAGCGCCTGGCTGGACCTGGCGCCCGAAGGGGTGAGCAAGGCCTCCGGCCTGGAGCTGGTCCGTCGTTCGCTCGGCATCCAGCCGCACCGGACCGTCGCCGTCGGGGACCAGCGCAACGACGTGGAGATGCTGCAGTGGGCGGCGCTGGGGGTGGCAATGGGGCAGGCGCCGCCGGAGGTGGTCGCAGCTGCGGACGAGCAGACCGCGACCGTGGAGGAGGACGGCCTGGCGGTTGTCCTTGACCGCGTGCTCGCCGAGTGGGTCTGA
- a CDS encoding RNA methyltransferase, protein MPAPLTITSPANPRLKTLLALRRRRTREQERRTLVEGYEELGLAMDAGVVPAELYICPELMGEQARTGGLVQKAGELGVDLVQLSRAAFEKVAYREGPDGFLAVVGTVDRRCADLDLPQDPLILVCEGVEKPGNLGAMLRTADAAGVDAVVAADPVTDWGNPNTVRASKGTVFSVPVASDTSAVTVDWLRAHGIPLVAATPDTGTTHTQVDYRGPVAIAVGAEKTGLTEAMVAVAQHRVRIPMVGRANSLNVATSAAIIVYEAVRQRG, encoded by the coding sequence GTGCCCGCACCCTTGACCATCACCTCCCCGGCTAACCCGCGGCTCAAGACCCTGCTGGCCCTGCGCCGGCGTAGGACGCGGGAGCAGGAGCGCCGGACGCTCGTGGAGGGGTATGAGGAGCTGGGGCTGGCCATGGACGCGGGCGTGGTCCCGGCCGAGCTGTACATCTGTCCCGAGCTGATGGGGGAGCAGGCGCGCACCGGAGGCCTGGTGCAGAAGGCCGGGGAGCTTGGCGTCGACCTGGTGCAGCTCTCGCGCGCAGCCTTCGAAAAGGTGGCCTACCGGGAAGGGCCGGACGGTTTCCTCGCGGTCGTCGGCACGGTCGACCGACGGTGCGCCGACCTGGACCTGCCGCAGGACCCGCTCATCCTGGTCTGCGAGGGGGTGGAGAAGCCGGGCAACCTGGGAGCGATGCTGCGCACCGCGGACGCCGCGGGGGTGGACGCCGTGGTCGCCGCGGACCCGGTCACCGACTGGGGCAACCCCAACACCGTCCGGGCCTCCAAGGGCACCGTGTTCTCCGTCCCGGTAGCCAGCGACACCTCCGCGGTGACCGTGGACTGGCTGCGAGCACACGGCATACCCCTCGTGGCGGCGACCCCGGACACGGGCACGACGCACACCCAGGTGGACTACCGCGGCCCTGTCGCGATCGCGGTCGGGGCGGAGAAGACGGGGCTGACCGAGGCGATGGTCGCCGTGGCCCAGCACCGGGTGCGGATCCCGATGGTGGGCCGGGCGAACTCGCTCAACGTCGCCACCAGCGCCGCGATCATCGTGTATGAGGCGGTCCGCCAGCGCGGGTGA
- a CDS encoding VOC family protein — protein MRIDHVSYAAGPEGLQATAERLGELLDVTPCDGGVHPRFGTRNIILPLAERRYLEVVEVLDHPSSDKMPFGQAVRARSARGGGWMAWVVAVDDLAPVEQRLGRAAVEGNRHTPQGVDLRWHQIGVKNVIDNGNQPFFVRWDCPPEDHPSQLGTSTVRLKGLTIGGDVDQVRDWLGISDAPAGAFESQIEFGFVEDDEHPCLFHVTFTTDRGDVEI, from the coding sequence ATGCGTATCGACCACGTCAGTTATGCCGCAGGCCCCGAGGGTCTGCAGGCGACGGCGGAGCGCCTGGGGGAGCTGCTCGACGTCACCCCGTGCGACGGCGGGGTGCACCCCCGGTTCGGCACCCGCAACATCATCCTGCCCCTCGCTGAGCGGCGTTACCTGGAGGTGGTGGAGGTGCTCGACCACCCCTCCTCCGACAAGATGCCCTTCGGTCAGGCGGTGCGGGCGCGGTCCGCACGCGGTGGCGGCTGGATGGCCTGGGTTGTCGCGGTCGACGACCTCGCCCCAGTGGAGCAGCGTCTCGGCCGCGCCGCGGTCGAGGGCAACCGCCACACCCCCCAGGGCGTGGACCTGCGTTGGCACCAGATCGGCGTCAAGAACGTCATCGACAATGGCAACCAGCCCTTCTTCGTGCGCTGGGACTGCCCTCCGGAGGACCACCCCTCGCAGCTGGGGACCTCCACGGTCCGGCTGAAGGGCCTGACGATCGGCGGCGACGTCGACCAGGTCCGGGACTGGCTGGGGATCAGCGACGCGCCCGCGGGTGCCTTCGAGAGCCAAATCGAGTTCGGCTTCGTCGAGGACGACGAGCACCCCTGCCTATTCCACGTGACCTTCACCACCGACCGGGGTGACGTGGAGATCTGA